A window from Streptomyces sp. NBC_00271 encodes these proteins:
- a CDS encoding putative hydro-lyase: MKHTLQERPSSLLHIDGHAHRWTPKEARARFRSGVSGPTAGVATGHTQANLISVPADWAYDMLLFCTRNPKSCPVLDVTDAGSWTTPLAQDADLRTDLPRYRVWEHGELVDEPTDVIDRWRDNLVSFIIGCSFTFEWALTEAGVPMRHIEQGRNVSMYVTERESRPAGRLHGPMVVSMRPVPPEHVAAAIRESSLLPAVHGSPVHCGEPSGLGIEDLSRPDFGDAVDAEPDDIPVFWACGVTPQAAVMASRPPFAITHAPGQMFLTDARDEQYRVA, encoded by the coding sequence GTGAAGCACACCCTCCAGGAACGCCCTTCGAGCCTCCTCCACATCGACGGCCATGCGCACCGGTGGACCCCCAAGGAGGCGCGCGCCAGGTTCCGTTCGGGCGTGTCCGGCCCCACCGCCGGAGTCGCCACCGGCCACACCCAGGCGAACCTGATCTCGGTGCCCGCCGACTGGGCGTACGACATGCTGCTGTTCTGCACGCGCAACCCGAAGTCCTGCCCGGTCCTCGACGTCACGGACGCCGGCTCCTGGACCACCCCGCTCGCCCAGGACGCGGATCTGCGCACCGACCTCCCGCGCTACCGGGTGTGGGAGCACGGCGAGTTGGTCGACGAGCCCACGGACGTGATCGACCGCTGGCGCGACAACCTGGTGTCGTTCATCATCGGATGCAGCTTCACCTTCGAGTGGGCGCTGACCGAGGCGGGCGTCCCGATGCGCCACATCGAGCAGGGCCGCAATGTCTCCATGTACGTGACGGAGCGCGAGAGCCGCCCCGCCGGGCGACTGCACGGGCCGATGGTGGTGTCGATGCGCCCGGTCCCTCCCGAGCATGTGGCCGCGGCGATCAGGGAGAGCAGCCTGCTGCCCGCCGTGCACGGCAGCCCGGTGCACTGCGGCGAGCCGTCGGGGCTGGGCATCGAGGATCTCTCGCGCCCCGACTTCGGCGACGCGGTGGACGCCGAGCCGGACGACATCCCGGTGTTCTGGGCCTGCGGGGTGACACCCCAGGCGGCCGTGATGGCGTCCCGCCCGCCCTTCGCCATCACCCACGCACCGGGCCAGATGTTCCTCACCGACGCCCGCGACGAGCAGTACCGCGTGGCCTGA
- a CDS encoding LamB/YcsF family protein: MTPIDLNADLGEGFGRWRLTDDEQLLSVVTSANVACGFHAGDAATMRRVCELAAERGVRIGAQVSYRDLAGFGRRAMDVPPDELAAEVAYQIGALEVFARAAGACVSYVKPHGALYNRVVHDEDQAAAVVEGVLLADAALPVLGLPSSRFLKLAEQAGLPTTTEAFADRAYTEQGTLVPRTQADAVITDPEAVVERSLGLARFGTVTSHSGARIPVRARSLCLHGDTPGAVDLARRVRARLESSGVHVKAFV; this comes from the coding sequence ATGACCCCGATCGACCTCAACGCCGACCTCGGCGAGGGCTTCGGCCGCTGGCGGCTGACCGACGACGAACAACTGCTGTCCGTCGTGACCAGCGCCAATGTGGCCTGCGGCTTCCACGCCGGGGACGCGGCCACCATGCGGCGGGTGTGCGAGCTGGCGGCCGAGCGGGGTGTACGGATCGGCGCCCAGGTCTCCTACCGCGACCTGGCGGGCTTCGGGCGGCGCGCGATGGACGTGCCGCCCGACGAGCTGGCGGCCGAAGTGGCCTACCAGATCGGCGCCTTGGAGGTCTTCGCACGCGCGGCCGGGGCGTGCGTGTCGTACGTGAAACCGCACGGCGCGCTCTACAACCGCGTCGTGCACGACGAGGACCAGGCGGCGGCGGTCGTCGAGGGCGTGCTGCTCGCGGACGCCGCGCTGCCCGTCCTCGGCCTCCCGTCCTCCCGGTTCCTGAAGCTGGCCGAGCAGGCCGGACTGCCCACCACCACGGAGGCGTTCGCGGACCGCGCCTACACCGAGCAGGGCACCCTGGTGCCCCGCACCCAGGCCGACGCGGTGATCACGGACCCCGAGGCGGTCGTCGAGCGCTCGCTGGGCCTGGCCCGCTTCGGCACGGTCACGTCGCACTCCGGGGCGCGCATCCCGGTCCGCGCCCGCTCATTGTGCCTGCACGGCGACACCCCGGGCGCGGTGGACCTGGCACGTCGGGTCCGCGCGCGTCTGGAGTCCTCGGGTGTCCACGTGAAGGCCTTCGTATGA
- the pxpB gene encoding 5-oxoprolinase subunit PxpB → MKAVPTAHDTQTSPATGGTRALPVGDHALLVEVSSVAAAQALHAELLRRRAEGSLSAAEIVPAARTVLLDGLEDPRRLAEQLPRWEIPPHAARAEEAIEIPVRYDGPDLADVAALWGVPEHEVPAIHAADEFRVAFCGFAPGFGYLTGLPARYDVPRRATPRTAVPAGSVALAGPYTGVYPRSSPGGWQLIGTTDTVLWDHARVPAALLAPGTRVRFVPVGCS, encoded by the coding sequence ATGAAGGCTGTTCCGACCGCCCACGACACGCAGACGTCTCCGGCGACCGGCGGCACGAGGGCGCTGCCGGTCGGTGACCACGCCCTGCTCGTCGAAGTCTCCTCGGTCGCGGCGGCCCAGGCCCTGCACGCCGAACTGCTGCGCCGCCGCGCCGAGGGCTCGCTCTCGGCCGCGGAGATCGTGCCCGCGGCCCGCACGGTCCTCCTGGACGGTCTGGAGGACCCCCGGCGGCTGGCGGAGCAGCTCCCCAGGTGGGAGATCCCACCGCACGCCGCGCGCGCGGAGGAGGCGATCGAGATCCCCGTACGGTACGACGGTCCCGACCTGGCGGATGTCGCGGCTCTGTGGGGAGTGCCCGAGCACGAGGTGCCCGCGATCCACGCGGCGGACGAGTTCCGAGTCGCCTTCTGCGGGTTCGCGCCCGGCTTCGGCTATCTCACAGGGCTGCCGGCCCGGTACGACGTGCCGCGCCGGGCGACTCCGCGGACGGCGGTTCCGGCGGGTTCCGTGGCGCTCGCGGGCCCGTACACGGGCGTCTACCCACGCTCCTCCCCCGGCGGCTGGCAGCTGATCGGCACGACGGACACGGTGCTCTGGGACCACGCGCGCGTGCCGGCCGCACTGCTCGCCCCGGGGACGCGCGTCCGGTTCGTACCGGTGGGGTGCTCATGA
- a CDS encoding biotin-dependent carboxyltransferase family protein, with protein MTDRALAVVRAGALTTVQDRGRPGHAHLGVPRSGALDAPAAALANRLVGNPVEAAALETTLNGCALRPRSAVTVAVTGAPCPVTVGGRPAPWGAPVRVPAGALLDIGPARAGVRSYVAVAGGVAVDPVLGSRSTDLLSGLGPPPLTDGTVLPLGRPDGVHTRVDVVPHPGPPSELVLRVTPGPRDDWFTASALRTLATGTYRVSSASNRIGLRTEGPSLERAVSGELPSEGMVLGAVQVPPDGRPVVFLADHPTTGGYPVIAVVRGADLPAAAQAVPGTPVRFMVVRRR; from the coding sequence ATGACCGACCGGGCCCTCGCCGTCGTGCGCGCCGGGGCCCTGACCACCGTCCAGGACCGGGGCCGCCCCGGCCACGCCCACCTCGGCGTGCCCCGCTCCGGCGCGCTGGACGCACCCGCCGCGGCGCTGGCCAACCGGCTCGTCGGCAACCCCGTCGAGGCGGCCGCACTGGAGACGACGCTCAACGGATGCGCCCTGCGTCCGCGTTCGGCGGTCACCGTGGCCGTCACGGGCGCGCCCTGCCCGGTCACGGTGGGCGGCCGTCCGGCGCCCTGGGGAGCGCCCGTGCGCGTCCCCGCCGGAGCGCTGCTGGACATCGGCCCGGCCCGCGCGGGGGTACGCAGTTATGTGGCCGTCGCCGGCGGAGTCGCCGTGGATCCGGTCCTCGGCAGCCGCTCCACGGACCTCCTCTCGGGGCTCGGTCCGCCGCCGCTCACGGACGGCACGGTGCTGCCTCTGGGGCGCCCCGACGGCGTGCACACGCGTGTGGACGTGGTTCCGCATCCGGGGCCGCCCTCGGAGCTGGTCCTGCGGGTGACACCGGGCCCGCGCGACGACTGGTTCACGGCCTCGGCCCTGCGGACCCTGGCGACGGGCACCTACCGGGTGTCCTCCGCGAGCAACCGCATAGGGCTGCGTACGGAAGGGCCCTCACTGGAGAGGGCCGTTTCCGGCGAACTCCCCAGTGAGGGCATGGTGCTGGGCGCCGTGCAGGTGCCGCCCGACGGCAGACCGGTCGTCTTCCTCGCCGACCATCCGACCACCGGGGGGTACCCGGTGATCGCGGTGGTCCGTGGCGCCGACCTCCCCGCGGCCGCTCAGGCGGTCCCGGGCACGCCGGTGCGCTTCATGGTCGTACGCCGCCGCTGA
- a CDS encoding SGNH/GDSL hydrolase family protein, producing the protein MRPLRFVALGDSLTEGVGDPVGEAWRGWAALLVDGLSDGPDTSVEFTNLAVSGAQTRDVLERQTPAALALGPDVVSVVIGVNDTLRCTFDIHAVAARLDRVYAAFRAQGAVLLTACLPDPGAMLGLPGVLARPLARRQRAVNTVVHALSERHGAVHLHAAEGAWLMDRAMWSADRLHPGERGHRQLALRFHALLEQEGIATGDTPSAEPEFPAPTRSASLWWLATAGTGWVARRCTDLLPQLLTLAAAEVRHRARGTSARLDLSASHAVASALAALSVAEQPDAA; encoded by the coding sequence ATGAGACCCCTTCGGTTCGTCGCCCTCGGTGACTCGTTGACCGAGGGCGTGGGCGACCCCGTCGGCGAGGCCTGGCGGGGCTGGGCCGCGCTGCTCGTCGACGGGCTGTCCGACGGCCCGGACACGTCCGTGGAGTTCACCAACCTCGCGGTGAGCGGGGCCCAGACGCGCGACGTCCTGGAACGGCAGACCCCGGCGGCGCTGGCCCTGGGCCCGGACGTGGTGTCCGTCGTGATCGGTGTGAACGACACCCTTCGCTGCACCTTCGACATCCACGCCGTGGCCGCGCGGCTCGACCGGGTGTACGCGGCGTTCCGGGCCCAGGGCGCCGTCCTGCTGACCGCCTGCCTGCCGGATCCCGGCGCGATGCTCGGGCTGCCGGGGGTGCTGGCCAGGCCCCTGGCCCGGCGGCAGCGGGCCGTCAACACGGTCGTGCACGCCCTGTCCGAGCGCCACGGAGCCGTGCATCTGCACGCGGCGGAGGGTGCCTGGCTCATGGACCGCGCGATGTGGAGCGCGGACCGGCTGCACCCGGGGGAGCGGGGGCACCGGCAACTCGCCCTGCGCTTCCACGCGCTGCTCGAACAGGAGGGCATCGCCACCGGGGACACCCCCTCCGCCGAGCCGGAGTTCCCCGCGCCCACACGGTCGGCCAGTCTGTGGTGGCTGGCCACCGCGGGGACGGGGTGGGTGGCCCGGCGGTGCACCGACCTGCTGCCGCAACTGCTCACCCTGGCCGCCGCCGAGGTGCGCCACCGGGCGCGCGGCACCAGCGCCCGGCTCGACCTCAGTGCCTCGCACGCCGTGGCGTCCGCGCTGGCCGCCCTCTCGGTGGCGGAACAGCCGGACGCGGCATGA
- a CDS encoding glycosyltransferase, translated as MSLRIVRLANFVAPASGGLRTALRELGSGYLAAGHEPVLIIPGERATDRETEQGRVITLPGPLLPGTGGYRVLTDKRRVARVLESLAPDRLEVSDRTTLRWTGVWARRARVPAVMVSHETADGVLRTWGLSEGMARKAADALNIRTAHTYARVVCTTEFAEREFVRIGARNVVRAPLGVDLVGRHPGLRDREVRERYARADQVLLVMCSRLSVEKRPGTALDALEALLRRGERAVLVVAGDGPLRARLEQRARERRLPVTFLGHVADRALLGALQASADVCMAPGPAETFGLAALEAMACGTPVVASAVSALPEVVGSAGATAADSGDSFADAVRLLLGRPEAARREAARARAECFGWGTAVEAFLAAHDAVVESRPRLQEGVG; from the coding sequence ATGAGCCTGCGCATCGTACGGCTGGCCAACTTCGTCGCCCCCGCGTCGGGCGGTCTGCGCACCGCCCTGCGGGAGCTCGGCAGCGGCTACCTGGCCGCCGGACACGAGCCCGTGCTCATCATCCCCGGCGAGCGTGCCACCGACCGCGAGACCGAGCAGGGGCGGGTCATCACGCTGCCCGGTCCGCTGCTGCCCGGAACCGGCGGCTACCGCGTCCTCACGGACAAGCGGAGGGTCGCCCGCGTCCTGGAGTCGCTCGCGCCCGACCGCCTCGAGGTCTCCGACCGGACCACCCTGCGCTGGACCGGGGTCTGGGCGCGGCGCGCCCGGGTGCCCGCGGTCATGGTCTCCCACGAGACCGCCGACGGAGTGCTGCGGACCTGGGGGCTCTCCGAGGGAATGGCCCGCAAGGCCGCCGACGCCCTCAACATCCGTACGGCGCACACCTACGCGCGGGTCGTGTGCACCACGGAGTTCGCGGAGCGCGAGTTCGTCCGCATCGGGGCCCGCAATGTCGTACGGGCCCCGCTGGGCGTCGACCTGGTCGGCCGGCACCCCGGGCTGCGCGATCGCGAGGTGCGCGAGCGGTACGCGCGCGCGGACCAGGTGCTGCTCGTGATGTGCTCCCGGCTGTCCGTGGAGAAGAGGCCCGGTACGGCGCTCGACGCGCTGGAGGCGCTGCTGCGGCGGGGCGAGCGTGCCGTGCTCGTCGTCGCCGGGGACGGGCCGCTGCGGGCCCGGCTCGAACAGCGGGCCCGGGAGCGGCGACTGCCCGTCACCTTCCTCGGGCATGTCGCCGACCGCGCGCTGCTCGGCGCGTTGCAGGCCTCCGCCGACGTGTGCATGGCTCCGGGGCCCGCCGAGACGTTCGGGCTGGCCGCCCTGGAGGCGATGGCCTGCGGTACGCCCGTGGTGGCCAGCGCGGTGTCGGCGCTGCCGGAGGTGGTCGGGTCCGCCGGAGCCACCGCCGCGGACAGCGGGGACTCCTTCGCGGACGCGGTACGCCTGCTCCTGGGGCGCCCCGAGGCCGCGCGCAGGGAAGCCGCACGCGCGCGTGCGGAGTGTTTCGGCTGGGGCACCGCCGTGGAGGCGTTCCTCGCCGCGCACGACGCGGTGGTCGAGTCCCGGCCTCGCCTCCAGGAGGGCGTCGGATGA
- a CDS encoding glycosyltransferase family 4 protein, translating to MRVVIVTESFPPDVNGVAHCALQTARHLVDRGHAPLVVAPATAAGHGPDALAPCPVVRVPSLPLPGYPQVRVALPSRRVATAITEHRADIVHLASPFILGVRGMAAAARLGVPAVAVYQTDLAGYARTYVGAGEATAWRRIRSVHAAADRTLAPSSAALHDLEAHGVPRVRLWPRGVDTVRFRPEHRDEALRRELAPNGELIVGYVGRLAPEKQVELLAGACGLEGVRVVIVGDGPSETSLREALPGAVFLGRRTGDELARIFASLDVFAHTGPFETFCQTVQEAMASGVPVVAPAAGGPLDLVAHGRTGLLVPPRDEAAVRDAVGALAADPALRAAYGAAGRATVEGRTWAAVGDQLIDHYADVLSARTVVAA from the coding sequence ATGCGTGTCGTCATCGTGACCGAATCCTTTCCCCCCGATGTGAACGGCGTGGCCCACTGCGCGCTCCAGACCGCCCGGCACCTCGTCGATCGCGGTCACGCTCCCCTCGTCGTCGCCCCGGCCACGGCGGCCGGGCACGGGCCCGACGCCCTCGCGCCGTGCCCCGTCGTCCGTGTCCCCTCCCTACCGCTCCCCGGCTACCCCCAGGTCCGTGTCGCTCTCCCCAGCCGACGCGTCGCCACCGCGATCACCGAACACCGCGCCGACATCGTCCACCTGGCCAGTCCCTTCATCCTTGGCGTCCGCGGCATGGCGGCCGCCGCCCGGCTCGGCGTCCCCGCCGTCGCCGTCTACCAGACCGACCTCGCCGGTTACGCCCGTACGTACGTGGGCGCGGGCGAAGCAACCGCCTGGCGGCGCATACGCTCCGTCCACGCCGCCGCCGACCGGACGCTCGCCCCGTCCAGCGCGGCCCTGCACGACCTGGAGGCACACGGTGTGCCCCGGGTGCGGCTGTGGCCGCGTGGTGTGGACACCGTCCGCTTCCGCCCCGAGCACCGGGACGAGGCCCTCAGGCGCGAACTGGCGCCGAACGGTGAACTCATCGTCGGCTACGTCGGCCGGCTCGCCCCCGAGAAGCAGGTCGAACTGCTCGCCGGAGCCTGCGGCCTGGAAGGCGTACGCGTCGTGATCGTGGGCGACGGGCCCAGCGAGACGAGCCTGCGCGAGGCGCTTCCCGGCGCCGTCTTCCTCGGGCGTCGCACCGGCGACGAACTCGCCCGGATCTTCGCCTCCCTGGACGTCTTCGCGCACACCGGCCCCTTCGAGACCTTCTGCCAGACCGTCCAGGAGGCCATGGCCAGCGGCGTACCGGTCGTCGCACCCGCCGCGGGCGGACCCCTGGACCTGGTCGCACACGGCCGTACGGGGCTGCTGGTGCCGCCCCGCGACGAGGCCGCCGTGCGCGACGCGGTGGGGGCGCTCGCCGCCGATCCGGCGCTGCGAGCGGCCTACGGCGCCGCCGGGCGGGCCACCGTCGAGGGCCGCACCTGGGCGGCCGTCGGTGACCAGCTCATCGACCACTACGCCGACGTGCTCTCCGCACGGACGGTGGTGGCGGCATGA
- a CDS encoding HEAT repeat domain-containing protein, with protein sequence MFDPVIAPSGTLLGLLQRGRGDGTLHALTAPRAEALAALNHCVLRDPRHDWQVENRSLYYARLYLDLSGELDEIERHLFDAEDILDDCESRTGLALAVLGHLASYGRRDALELLRRYAASGTNWAWALDELALRDDDAGLRALAVPVLARFPADPEGEAALVAQVRDAFEPRPWRLWADDSRESIATRVRAAQEQGSFDRWQRQLRPTGPRPGWSVRAVFEWAQQGLDRGAALHVPAARCLTAVAGPEDRPEILQAARDGGDGARCTALRYLADSKDPDALDLIEAAATGGTVTVGEAAVDAFERMRSVAAVERARRWAERPDALGAAAGRMLACRGGTKDSELVLGALREAVRGEGPDAPTLWTLVDGAGRLGIVCAAPVLRHVYRETASSHLRGRAARALAATDPSFPAGFAVECLWDCEESTREVAARHAETGDARVVDQLRRLASDPAEEAEVQTAVRSRIGPDAPAV encoded by the coding sequence ATGTTCGATCCGGTCATAGCGCCCAGCGGTACGCTGCTCGGCCTGCTTCAGAGGGGCCGCGGCGACGGTACGCTGCACGCGCTCACCGCACCGCGAGCCGAAGCGCTCGCGGCACTGAACCACTGTGTGCTGCGCGATCCCCGCCACGACTGGCAGGTGGAGAACCGCTCCCTGTACTACGCCCGTCTCTACCTCGATCTGAGCGGTGAGCTCGACGAGATCGAGCGGCACCTCTTCGACGCCGAGGACATCCTCGACGACTGCGAGTCACGCACGGGGCTCGCCCTCGCGGTCCTCGGCCACCTCGCCTCGTACGGCAGGCGGGACGCCCTGGAACTGCTGCGCAGGTACGCCGCCTCGGGCACCAACTGGGCCTGGGCCCTGGACGAGCTGGCCCTGCGCGACGACGACGCGGGACTGCGCGCCCTCGCCGTGCCCGTCCTCGCCCGCTTCCCGGCCGATCCGGAGGGCGAGGCCGCGCTCGTCGCCCAGGTGCGCGACGCCTTCGAGCCCCGGCCCTGGCGGCTGTGGGCGGACGACTCCCGCGAATCCATCGCCACGCGCGTCCGAGCCGCCCAGGAACAGGGCTCCTTCGACCGATGGCAACGGCAGCTGCGCCCCACCGGACCACGTCCGGGGTGGAGTGTGCGGGCCGTGTTCGAGTGGGCCCAGCAGGGCCTCGACCGCGGAGCCGCGCTCCATGTGCCGGCCGCGCGCTGCCTCACGGCCGTCGCGGGCCCCGAGGACCGGCCCGAGATTCTCCAGGCCGCCCGGGACGGCGGCGACGGAGCCCGCTGTACCGCTCTGCGCTACCTCGCCGACAGCAAGGATCCGGACGCTCTCGACCTGATCGAGGCCGCCGCGACCGGCGGCACGGTGACCGTCGGGGAGGCCGCCGTCGACGCGTTCGAACGTATGCGCAGTGTCGCCGCCGTCGAGCGGGCCCGACGGTGGGCCGAGCGGCCCGACGCCCTCGGCGCCGCCGCGGGACGGATGCTCGCCTGCCGGGGCGGCACCAAGGACAGCGAACTGGTGCTGGGCGCCCTGCGTGAGGCCGTACGGGGCGAAGGCCCCGACGCACCCACACTCTGGACCCTCGTCGACGGAGCCGGACGCCTCGGCATCGTCTGCGCCGCACCCGTACTGCGCCATGTCTACCGGGAGACGGCGTCCTCCCATCTGCGCGGGCGAGCCGCCCGCGCCCTCGCCGCCACCGACCCCTCCTTCCCCGCCGGCTTCGCCGTCGAGTGCCTGTGGGACTGCGAGGAGTCGACCCGCGAGGTGGCCGCTCGACACGCCGAAACCGGTGACGCGCGCGTCGTCGATCAGTTGCGGCGGCTGGCGTCGGATCCGGCCGAGGAAGCGGAAGTACAGACAGCCGTTCGCAGCCGGATCGGGCCCGACGCACCCGCCGTGTGA
- a CDS encoding ankyrin repeat domain-containing protein — protein MSEAPDPEVVELATKIFDLARRGETEALVAYVDAGVPANLTNDRGDSLVMLAAYHGHAEAVRALLERGAEADRINDRGQTPLAGAVFKGEAAVIRALLDGGADPAAGTPSAVDTARMFGKTELLELFGAR, from the coding sequence ATGAGTGAAGCCCCCGACCCCGAAGTCGTGGAGCTGGCGACCAAGATCTTCGATCTGGCGCGCCGAGGGGAGACCGAGGCGCTCGTGGCGTACGTCGACGCGGGTGTTCCGGCCAACCTCACCAACGACCGCGGTGACTCGCTGGTGATGCTCGCCGCCTACCACGGCCACGCCGAGGCGGTGCGCGCCCTGCTGGAGCGCGGCGCCGAGGCCGACCGCATCAACGACCGCGGCCAGACCCCCCTCGCGGGGGCCGTCTTCAAGGGCGAGGCGGCGGTCATCCGCGCGCTTCTGGACGGCGGCGCCGACCCGGCCGCGGGCACCCCCTCGGCCGTCGACACCGCCCGGATGTTCGGCAAGACGGAACTACTCGAATTGTTCGGCGCGCGCTGA
- a CDS encoding SCO1417 family MocR-like transcription factor produces the protein MTQWTSAMGAAQLARLLNSQQERPAGPGTRRPPAYRALADGIRLLVLEGRVPVAARLPAERELALSLSVSRTTVAAAYEALRGEGFLESRRGAGSWTAVPAGNPLPARGLEPLPPEALGSMIDLGCASLPAPEPWLTRAVQGALEELPPYAHTHGDYPAGLPALRAMIAEGYTARGIPTMPEQIMVTTGAMGAIDAICHLFAGRGERIAVESPSYANILQLMREAGARLVPVAMAEGLAGWDVERWRQVLRDAAPRLAYVVADFHNPTGALADEDQRRRLVDAARSAGTVLVVDETMSELYLEEGLSMPRPVCGFDPSGSTVITVGSASKAFWAGMRIGWVRAAPDVIRSLVAARAYADLGTPVLEQLAVNWLFSTGGWERAVEIRRAQARENRDALVVAVRRALPDWEFTVPRGGLTLWVRTGGLSGSRIAEAGERVGVRVPSGPRFGVDGAFEGYVRLPFTVGGAVAEEAAVRLAAAAHLVKTGATGGNEAPRTFVA, from the coding sequence ATGACGCAGTGGACTTCGGCGATGGGGGCCGCGCAGCTCGCCCGGCTGCTCAACTCCCAGCAGGAGCGCCCCGCGGGGCCCGGTACCCGCCGCCCGCCCGCCTATCGCGCACTCGCCGACGGCATCCGGCTGCTCGTCCTCGAAGGCCGGGTTCCGGTCGCCGCGCGGCTGCCCGCCGAGCGGGAGCTCGCGCTGTCCCTCTCCGTCAGCCGTACGACGGTCGCGGCGGCCTACGAGGCGCTGCGCGGCGAAGGGTTCCTGGAGTCCCGCAGGGGAGCCGGCAGTTGGACGGCCGTCCCCGCCGGGAACCCGCTGCCCGCGCGCGGCCTCGAACCGCTGCCGCCCGAGGCCCTCGGCTCCATGATCGACCTCGGCTGCGCGTCACTCCCCGCGCCGGAGCCCTGGCTCACCCGTGCCGTGCAGGGCGCCCTGGAGGAGCTGCCACCGTACGCGCACACGCACGGCGACTATCCGGCGGGGCTGCCCGCGCTGCGGGCGATGATCGCCGAGGGGTACACCGCGCGCGGCATTCCGACCATGCCCGAGCAGATCATGGTGACGACCGGCGCGATGGGCGCGATCGACGCCATCTGTCATCTCTTCGCCGGGCGCGGCGAACGCATCGCCGTCGAGTCCCCCTCCTACGCCAACATCCTCCAGCTGATGCGGGAGGCGGGCGCCCGGCTCGTCCCCGTCGCCATGGCCGAGGGGCTCGCCGGCTGGGACGTGGAGCGTTGGCGCCAGGTCCTGCGCGACGCCGCGCCCCGGCTCGCGTACGTCGTCGCCGACTTCCACAACCCGACGGGAGCCCTCGCGGACGAGGATCAGCGCCGCCGCCTGGTGGACGCGGCGCGGTCGGCGGGGACCGTACTGGTGGTCGACGAAACGATGAGCGAGCTGTATTTGGAGGAGGGGCTGTCGATGCCCCGCCCCGTGTGCGGCTTCGACCCCTCCGGGTCCACGGTCATCACCGTGGGGTCGGCCAGCAAGGCGTTCTGGGCGGGGATGCGGATCGGGTGGGTCCGTGCGGCCCCCGATGTCATCCGCAGTCTCGTCGCCGCGCGCGCGTACGCCGACCTCGGAACGCCCGTGCTGGAGCAGCTGGCCGTGAACTGGCTTTTCAGCACCGGGGGATGGGAGCGGGCCGTGGAGATCCGGCGTGCGCAGGCCCGGGAGAACCGGGACGCGCTCGTCGTCGCCGTGCGCCGTGCGCTGCCCGACTGGGAGTTCACTGTGCCGCGGGGCGGGCTGACGCTGTGGGTGCGCACCGGCGGGCTGTCCGGCTCGCGGATCGCCGAGGCGGGCGAACGGGTGGGGGTACGGGTGCCCTCCGGGCCGCGGTTCGGGGTCGACGGCGCTTTCGAAGGGTACGTGCGGCTGCCGTTCACCGTGGGGGGTGCGGTGGCCGAGGAGGCGGCGGTGCGGTTGGCCGCGGCGGCGCATCTGGTGAAGACGGGCGCGACCGGGGGCAACGAAGCCCCCCGCACGTTCGTGGCCTAG
- the yczE gene encoding membrane protein YczE has product MSRARPPSPPRVITDPHGSHHRGYLLSTHADSPRRERRGSGRRLPRRLVQLYVGLALYGASSALLVESGLGLEPWNVLHQGLAALTGLTIGVVSIFVGAAVLLLWIPLRQRPGLGTVSNVFVVGIAMDGTLALVPDAHSLAVRIPLLVAGIVLNGVATGLYISASFGPGPRDGLMTGLHRRTGRSVRLVRTVLEVAVVATGFALGGTVGIGTVLYAVAIGPLAQLFLRVFAVRPAPGGSTVVAAGQPERAILPG; this is encoded by the coding sequence ATGTCACGGGCCAGGCCACCATCACCACCGCGGGTCATCACGGACCCTCACGGGTCACACCACAGGGGGTACCTCTTGTCCACACACGCCGACTCCCCACGCCGGGAACGCAGGGGATCCGGGCGACGGCTTCCTCGTCGCCTCGTCCAGCTGTACGTAGGTCTCGCGCTGTACGGCGCGAGTTCCGCCCTGCTGGTGGAGTCGGGCCTCGGTCTGGAGCCCTGGAACGTGCTGCACCAGGGGCTCGCCGCACTGACCGGTCTGACGATCGGCGTGGTGTCGATCTTCGTGGGGGCGGCGGTGCTGCTCCTGTGGATCCCGCTGCGCCAGCGCCCCGGCCTCGGCACGGTCTCCAACGTGTTCGTGGTCGGCATCGCCATGGACGGCACCCTCGCCCTGGTGCCGGACGCCCACTCCTTGGCCGTACGGATTCCGCTGCTCGTGGCGGGCATCGTGCTGAACGGCGTGGCGACGGGCCTCTACATCTCGGCCAGCTTCGGTCCGGGTCCCCGTGACGGTCTGATGACGGGCCTGCACCGGCGTACGGGCCGCTCGGTCCGGCTGGTCCGCACGGTCCTGGAGGTGGCGGTCGTCGCGACCGGATTCGCGCTCGGCGGCACGGTCGGCATCGGCACGGTGCTGTACGCCGTCGCGATCGGGCCGCTCGCGCAGCTCTTCCTGCGCGTGTTCGCCGTCCGCCCGGCACCGGGCGGCAGCACCGTCGTTGCCGCCGGTCAACCGGAGCGAGCGATACTTCCAGGGTGA